A genomic segment from Fodinicola acaciae encodes:
- a CDS encoding VC0807 family protein: MRKRAYLAIMLLNIAADILLPALVLVALTPTGLPTAVRLAIGGTLLTGKAVAGRVETGVFRWRFGILVAALATTAIVGCYLAGFGAVPSMVAGAITSGVLVIGDLLLDRSRPTLDGFALLVLVEVALGVVLTSISGDARFVLARTSLYMAVGGVYMLVSAFTTNPLMRTALKPVAANGDPARAEAFDRTWEKSRQFRAIYRGLTAGFGVVLLIDAVLRIVIIYGQPADAVTKTSFTSQIPLIVMVALWFVIGRGLVVPRARRILDAEMEVSSR, from the coding sequence ATGCGTAAGCGCGCGTACTTGGCGATCATGCTGCTCAACATCGCGGCCGACATTCTGCTGCCGGCTCTGGTCCTGGTGGCGCTGACACCGACCGGGCTGCCAACGGCCGTACGGCTGGCGATCGGCGGCACGCTGCTGACCGGAAAAGCCGTCGCCGGTCGCGTCGAGACCGGCGTTTTCCGGTGGAGATTCGGCATTCTGGTGGCCGCGCTGGCGACAACGGCGATCGTCGGCTGCTATCTCGCCGGTTTCGGTGCCGTGCCCAGCATGGTGGCCGGCGCGATCACCTCCGGCGTGCTGGTGATCGGTGACCTGTTGCTCGACCGGAGCCGGCCCACGCTCGACGGATTTGCCTTGCTGGTGCTGGTGGAAGTGGCGCTCGGCGTCGTCCTCACCTCGATCAGCGGCGACGCGCGATTCGTGCTGGCGAGGACCTCGCTCTACATGGCGGTCGGCGGCGTCTACATGCTCGTGTCCGCGTTCACCACCAATCCGCTGATGCGTACGGCCTTGAAACCCGTCGCCGCCAATGGTGATCCGGCTCGCGCCGAGGCTTTTGACCGTACGTGGGAAAAGTCGCGACAGTTCCGGGCGATCTATCGCGGCCTGACAGCCGGTTTCGGTGTCGTGCTGCTCATCGACGCCGTGCTGCGTATCGTGATCATCTACGGCCAGCCGGCCGATGCCGTCACCAAAACGTCCTTCACCTCGCAGATTCCGCTGATCGTCATGGTCGCCTTGTGGTTTGTCATCGGTCGCGGCCTGGTCGTGCCGCGCGCACGGCGGATTCTCGACGCGGAAATGGAGGTCAGCTCTCGTTGA
- a CDS encoding glycosyltransferase family 4 protein, producing MKVFFDARWTRTDTHDGISRYGASLVEAFSRIHPVTMIINDERQLALLPDGIPYVRLNSAMSPKELFLPRKLRKLGADVVFSPMQVIGSLGRDYQLILTLHDLIYYRHRTPPGFLPLPVRIIWRLYHMTYTPQRLLLNRADAVATVSETSRDLIVEHRLTRRPVEVIYNAPPEGLGSTAAVEPTKDLVYMGSFMPYKNVETLIAGMRFLPGYTLHLVSRIKPEREAELRALVPDGAEVVFWRGISDGDYHQLLKSAAALVTASKDEGFGLPLIEAMAFGAPVVCSGLPVFHEVAGEAAAFFDTDSPRTYADAVLAVSEPARRAELAAAGRARAADFTWDSSARRLLALMQRLTA from the coding sequence ATGAAAGTCTTCTTCGACGCGCGGTGGACCCGGACCGACACGCATGACGGCATCAGCCGCTATGGCGCGAGCCTGGTGGAGGCTTTCAGCCGCATCCATCCGGTGACGATGATCATCAACGACGAGCGGCAGCTCGCTCTGTTGCCCGATGGCATTCCGTACGTCCGGCTCAACAGCGCGATGTCGCCGAAAGAGCTTTTCCTGCCGCGAAAACTGCGCAAGCTCGGCGCCGACGTGGTGTTCAGTCCGATGCAGGTGATCGGCAGCCTCGGCCGCGATTACCAGCTGATCCTGACGTTGCACGACCTGATCTACTACCGGCACCGCACGCCGCCCGGGTTTTTGCCTTTGCCAGTGCGGATAATCTGGCGGCTTTACCATATGACATATACGCCGCAGCGGCTGTTGCTCAACCGCGCCGACGCCGTTGCCACGGTGAGCGAAACCAGTCGCGACCTGATCGTGGAGCACCGGCTGACCAGGCGGCCGGTCGAGGTGATCTACAACGCCCCGCCGGAGGGGCTTGGCAGCACGGCGGCGGTGGAGCCGACGAAGGACCTCGTCTACATGGGGTCGTTCATGCCGTACAAGAATGTCGAGACGCTGATCGCCGGCATGCGGTTTCTGCCCGGCTACACGCTGCATCTGGTCAGCCGGATCAAGCCGGAACGCGAGGCCGAGCTGCGCGCACTGGTGCCGGATGGCGCCGAGGTCGTCTTCTGGCGGGGGATCAGCGACGGCGACTATCACCAGCTGCTCAAGTCGGCCGCCGCGCTGGTCACCGCCTCGAAGGACGAGGGTTTCGGCCTGCCGCTGATCGAGGCGATGGCCTTCGGCGCTCCGGTGGTGTGCAGCGGACTGCCGGTTTTTCACGAGGTCGCCGGCGAGGCCGCCGCGTTTTTCGACACCGACTCGCCCCGGACGTACGCGGACGCCGTGCTGGCGGTCTCCGAGCCGGCGCGCCGCGCCGAGCTGGCCGCCGCCGGCCGCGCGCGTGCTGCCGACTTCACCTGGGACTCGTCGGCGCGGCGCCTGCTCGCGCTCATGCAGCGCCTCACCGCGTAG
- a CDS encoding DNA-3-methyladenine glycosylase family protein: protein MTAVAEPVTTTWRPAFPVDVRATLWPLARGGGDPCHQFAPDGALWRTTLMASGPASYRLTARGLHEITCQAWGPGAEEVVAGLPDLLGGRDDPAGFVPAHPLLSESYDRNPGLRIPRSGRVMEALVPAVLEQKVTGKQARMAWRWLVRRYGTPAPGPAPAAMRVPPSGEVWRHIPSWDWHRAGVEPPQSRTIVTCARVAAQLDRCADLPLEEAYRRLQSMRGIGVWTAAEVAGRALGDTDALSVGDYHLSKVVGHALVGEPLDDDGMVELLEPWRPHRYRVVRLIESSPFAHAPRRGPRMTIQDHRRH, encoded by the coding sequence GTGACCGCCGTCGCCGAGCCCGTGACAACGACCTGGCGACCGGCCTTCCCGGTGGACGTACGCGCGACGCTCTGGCCGCTGGCGCGCGGCGGCGGCGACCCGTGCCACCAGTTCGCGCCGGATGGCGCACTCTGGCGTACGACCCTGATGGCCAGCGGCCCCGCGTCGTACCGGCTGACCGCGCGCGGCCTGCACGAGATCACCTGCCAGGCCTGGGGTCCCGGCGCCGAGGAGGTCGTCGCCGGCCTGCCTGACCTGCTCGGCGGTCGCGACGACCCGGCCGGCTTCGTGCCGGCGCATCCGCTGCTTTCCGAGTCGTACGACCGAAATCCTGGCCTGCGCATTCCACGCAGCGGCCGCGTGATGGAGGCGCTGGTGCCAGCCGTACTGGAGCAGAAGGTGACCGGCAAGCAGGCCAGGATGGCCTGGCGCTGGCTGGTGCGCCGCTATGGCACGCCAGCTCCAGGTCCGGCGCCGGCGGCCATGCGCGTGCCACCCTCCGGCGAGGTGTGGCGCCACATTCCGTCGTGGGACTGGCATCGCGCCGGCGTCGAGCCGCCGCAGTCGCGCACGATCGTCACCTGCGCGCGCGTCGCCGCTCAGCTCGACCGCTGCGCCGACCTGCCACTGGAGGAGGCCTATCGGCGGTTGCAGTCCATGCGCGGCATCGGCGTGTGGACCGCCGCCGAGGTCGCCGGCCGCGCGCTCGGCGACACCGACGCGCTGTCGGTCGGCGACTATCACCTGAGCAAGGTCGTCGGCCACGCGCTCGTCGGCGAGCCGCTCGACGACGACGGCATGGTGGAGCTGCTCGAGCCGTGGCGGCCGCACCGCTATCGGGTCGTACGCCTCATCGAGTCGTCACCTTTCGCGCACGCGCCACGCCGTGGTCCGCGGATGACCATCCAGGATCACCGCCGTCACTGA
- a CDS encoding ABC transporter permease: MTTLWAILAIAQRDVTKLVRDRARLAVNLAFPIVLIAGLGTVLQSTVGKVTGLDAVTLAFTGVLAASLFQSAAAGMISIVEDRETDFSRELFVAPVSRFALMAGKIAGESGVALLQGCFVVAAAGLVGVALTPSLLLRLALPCVATTLLGAAFGLATVALLPNQRSAMQVFQFLIIPQYVVAGVIVPLHGLPPYLDFLAWAMPLRYAVGLTREQFYAGSSRYAEVVVAGPVIDAVVVGGLFAVLLLAGTIAFTYRESHR; the protein is encoded by the coding sequence ATGACCACGCTCTGGGCCATCCTGGCGATCGCGCAGCGGGACGTGACGAAACTGGTCCGCGACCGCGCGCGGCTGGCCGTCAACCTCGCTTTTCCGATCGTCCTCATCGCCGGCCTCGGTACGGTCTTGCAATCGACGGTCGGGAAGGTGACCGGACTGGACGCGGTGACGCTGGCCTTCACCGGCGTACTCGCCGCGAGCCTGTTCCAGTCCGCGGCAGCCGGCATGATCTCCATCGTCGAGGACCGCGAGACCGACTTCTCGCGCGAGCTGTTCGTCGCTCCGGTGTCACGCTTTGCCTTGATGGCCGGAAAAATCGCCGGCGAGAGCGGCGTCGCGCTGCTGCAGGGCTGTTTCGTGGTGGCGGCCGCCGGTTTGGTCGGCGTCGCCCTGACGCCGTCGTTGCTGCTCCGGCTCGCGCTTCCGTGTGTCGCGACCACCTTGCTCGGCGCCGCTTTCGGCCTGGCGACCGTCGCGCTCCTGCCCAACCAGCGGTCGGCGATGCAGGTCTTCCAGTTTCTGATCATCCCGCAGTACGTGGTGGCCGGCGTGATCGTACCGCTGCACGGTTTGCCGCCATATCTGGACTTCCTGGCTTGGGCCATGCCGCTGCGCTATGCCGTCGGCCTCACCCGCGAGCAGTTCTATGCCGGCAGCTCACGCTATGCCGAGGTCGTGGTCGCCGGCCCAGTCATCGACGCGGTCGTGGTCGGCGGCCTGTTCGCCGTGCTGCTTCTCGCCGGCACGATCGCCTTCACCTACCGCGAAAGCCACCGCTAG
- a CDS encoding cupin domain-containing protein, whose translation MSVIENPATGERIVIRRTAADTGGSLLSWELFLAPGGHVPSGHTHPEQDERFVVLAGRMRFRLGRRTVVAGPGEVVRVPPGVAHSFSNPGSETAHVLVETRPALDMQDLLATAAWLSRRGRRLPAPLDLVLFMADFRREVRAPHFGALVNAVVVPAAWLARLCRLDRRYRRSAR comes from the coding sequence GTGTCCGTCATCGAGAACCCGGCCACCGGCGAGCGGATCGTGATCAGGCGGACCGCGGCCGACACCGGTGGCTCGCTGTTGTCGTGGGAACTTTTCCTGGCGCCAGGCGGACACGTGCCGAGCGGTCACACCCATCCGGAGCAGGACGAGCGTTTTGTCGTGCTGGCCGGCCGGATGCGTTTCCGGCTCGGCCGACGTACGGTCGTCGCCGGTCCCGGCGAGGTGGTGCGGGTGCCGCCAGGAGTCGCGCACAGTTTCTCCAACCCCGGCAGCGAAACCGCGCACGTGCTGGTGGAGACGCGGCCGGCGTTGGACATGCAGGACCTGCTCGCCACCGCCGCGTGGCTGTCCAGACGCGGCCGCCGGCTGCCGGCGCCGCTGGATCTGGTGCTGTTCATGGCGGATTTCCGCCGGGAAGTGCGCGCACCGCATTTTGGCGCGCTGGTCAACGCGGTCGTGGTGCCGGCTGCCTGGCTGGCCAGGCTGTGCCGGCTCGACCGGCGATATCGGCGGTCCGCGCGATGA
- a CDS encoding MarR family winged helix-turn-helix transcriptional regulator — translation MTQGITPEAQAAGALLGREFATAMVVFHEAIGRLLGLSSVERKCLDVLQRLGPVTAGTIGEHTGLTTGAVTGLVDRLEKAGHARRTRDPHDRRKVVVELVPNEKRDALMAAAFGPFTDDMAKVATNYDEAELRAIGDWIRRTTDVLVANTRRIMEIQ, via the coding sequence ATGACGCAAGGCATCACCCCGGAAGCGCAGGCCGCCGGCGCGTTGCTCGGCCGTGAGTTCGCCACTGCGATGGTCGTGTTCCACGAGGCGATCGGCCGGCTGCTGGGGCTCAGCTCGGTGGAGCGCAAGTGCCTCGACGTGCTGCAACGGCTCGGCCCGGTGACCGCCGGCACGATCGGCGAGCACACCGGCCTGACCACCGGCGCGGTCACCGGCCTGGTCGACCGGCTGGAGAAGGCCGGTCACGCGAGGCGTACGCGCGATCCGCACGACCGCCGCAAGGTCGTCGTGGAGCTGGTGCCTAACGAAAAACGCGATGCGCTGATGGCCGCGGCGTTCGGACCGTTCACCGACGACATGGCGAAGGTGGCCACCAACTACGACGAGGCCGAGCTCCGTGCGATCGGTGACTGGATCCGGCGTACGACCGACGTGCTGGTCGCCAACACGCGCCGAATCATGGAAATTCAGTGA
- a CDS encoding ABC transporter ATP-binding protein — MIEVRELTKRFRGSDRPAVDGVSFDVPDGDFFCLLGPNGAGKTTTLSVLTTILLPTAGKVRLAGFDLATQRSRIRREIGIVFQQPSLDPNLTAEENIRLHAILYGLYPWRASHRLMPRAYRWHVEELAAILGVDDVLGQRTRSLSGGTRRKLEIVRALMHQPRVLFLDEPTTGLDPESRRDLWVYLDEIRCSDGTTIFLTTHYLEEAETADTVCVMSGGRVLTLDTPAALRAGGLSLEDAYLLLLEKSRL; from the coding sequence ATGATCGAGGTGCGCGAGCTGACCAAGCGGTTTCGCGGCAGCGACCGCCCGGCGGTCGACGGCGTCAGCTTCGACGTGCCGGACGGCGACTTCTTCTGCCTGCTCGGGCCGAACGGAGCCGGCAAGACGACGACTTTGTCAGTGCTCACCACGATTCTGCTGCCGACAGCCGGCAAGGTGCGGCTTGCCGGTTTCGACCTGGCCACGCAACGCTCCAGGATCCGCCGCGAGATCGGCATCGTCTTCCAGCAGCCGTCGCTGGACCCCAACCTCACCGCCGAGGAAAACATCCGGCTGCACGCGATCCTCTATGGCCTTTATCCGTGGCGCGCGTCGCACCGGCTGATGCCGCGCGCGTATCGCTGGCATGTCGAGGAACTGGCCGCGATCCTCGGCGTTGACGACGTGCTCGGCCAGCGTACGCGGTCGCTTTCCGGTGGCACGCGGCGAAAGCTGGAGATCGTACGCGCACTGATGCATCAGCCGCGCGTGCTCTTTCTCGATGAGCCGACGACCGGACTGGATCCGGAAAGCCGCCGCGACCTGTGGGTCTATCTCGACGAGATCCGCTGCAGCGACGGCACGACGATCTTTCTCACGACGCACTACCTGGAAGAGGCGGAAACCGCCGACACCGTCTGTGTGATGTCGGGCGGTCGCGTACTGACACTGGACACGCCAGCCGCGCTGCGCGCCGGCGGCCTCAGCCTCGAGGACGCTTATTTGTTGCTGCTGGAGAAATCGCGGCTATGA
- a CDS encoding FAD-dependent monooxygenase yields the protein MRVVVVGAGLGGLCVANGLLRAGFQVEVLEAREQVADAGQGYRINVNADGHRGLRACLDDEHFAAYERTLHRQSDPGVYLYAPDLRLVSRHEAPPAPGAIDRGTVRRILADAVAGRIRFGRRVRSLADVGDADLVVAADGVNSVLRKELLPGAEPRRLGWSAIFGRAPLTAANRPWLSPTILHSRFCGVVDKTTVLALCAYDPPNGGSYVMWVLMGPSGELPRDGDLVRFAVERTAGWDKRAVAILRESVADDSFLAPLRAMPEIPPIPERTPVAFLGDAIHAMSPAAGEGANTALADAGSLVAQLTARDDPADAVSAYHKEMRVRAGAALERSARLTSAEVSHA from the coding sequence ATGCGTGTAGTCGTGGTAGGAGCCGGCCTCGGCGGCCTGTGCGTCGCGAACGGCCTGCTCAGAGCCGGTTTCCAGGTCGAGGTTCTGGAGGCTCGGGAGCAGGTCGCCGACGCCGGCCAGGGTTATCGGATCAACGTCAACGCTGACGGCCATCGCGGCCTGCGGGCCTGTCTGGACGACGAACATTTCGCCGCGTACGAACGGACACTGCACCGGCAGAGCGACCCCGGTGTCTATCTGTACGCGCCAGACCTACGGCTCGTGTCGCGGCATGAGGCGCCGCCGGCGCCTGGCGCGATCGACCGCGGGACCGTGCGCCGCATCCTCGCCGACGCAGTGGCCGGCCGGATCCGGTTCGGTCGTCGTGTCAGGTCGCTCGCCGATGTCGGCGACGCCGACCTGGTCGTCGCCGCGGACGGCGTCAATTCGGTGCTGCGCAAGGAACTGTTGCCTGGCGCCGAGCCACGGCGGCTCGGTTGGTCGGCGATTTTCGGTCGCGCCCCGCTGACCGCGGCCAACCGGCCGTGGCTCTCGCCGACCATCCTGCACAGCCGATTTTGCGGCGTGGTCGACAAAACGACCGTCCTGGCATTGTGCGCGTACGATCCGCCGAACGGCGGATCGTACGTGATGTGGGTCCTGATGGGGCCGTCCGGCGAGCTGCCGCGAGACGGGGACCTCGTCCGGTTTGCCGTGGAACGTACGGCTGGCTGGGACAAACGAGCTGTCGCGATCCTGCGCGAGAGTGTCGCCGACGACAGTTTTCTGGCACCGTTGCGCGCGATGCCGGAGATTCCGCCGATTCCGGAGCGTACGCCGGTCGCCTTCCTCGGCGACGCGATCCACGCGATGTCACCGGCCGCCGGCGAAGGCGCCAACACCGCTCTCGCTGATGCCGGCTCGCTGGTCGCCCAGCTCACCGCCCGCGACGACCCGGCTGACGCGGTTTCGGCTTACCACAAGGAAATGCGCGTCAGAGCCGGTGCGGCACTGGAACGGTCGGCGCGGCTGACGTCCGCGGAGGTGAGCCATGCGTAA
- a CDS encoding alpha/beta fold hydrolase, with amino-acid sequence MTAVVPSAEARASVESVATVDGAELHYWTYYPAPRVGVEAPTLVMVHGFRGTHQGLELIAGNLPEFRVVSPDLPGFGLSPPMPALPHDVSGYAKVIADLIRQVSAGPVVLLGHSFGSIVAARIAAFEPELVSSLVLVNPLATPVPANGGPGRLGLRFASAYYRAAVAMPPRAGRFLLASKAFTLSMSAAMAVTRDRELRKDIHRRHLLHFSDFHDRAVLLQAFTAIASCGVCDYAADIHARTLLIAGDRDRMAPLAGARWLLPRLADGRLRTIDGVGHLVHYEKPAAAAALIRDFLATS; translated from the coding sequence GTGACGGCTGTCGTGCCGAGCGCCGAGGCACGCGCCTCGGTCGAGTCCGTCGCCACCGTCGACGGTGCCGAGCTGCATTACTGGACTTACTATCCGGCGCCGCGGGTTGGCGTCGAGGCGCCGACTTTGGTCATGGTGCACGGATTTCGCGGCACCCACCAGGGCCTGGAGCTGATCGCCGGCAACCTGCCGGAGTTTCGGGTGGTCAGTCCGGACCTGCCGGGTTTTGGCCTGTCGCCGCCGATGCCGGCGTTGCCGCACGACGTTTCCGGCTACGCAAAGGTGATCGCCGACCTGATCCGGCAGGTGTCGGCCGGTCCGGTCGTGTTGCTCGGACATTCCTTCGGGTCGATCGTCGCGGCGCGGATCGCCGCTTTTGAGCCGGAGCTGGTCAGCTCGCTGGTTCTGGTCAATCCGCTGGCCACACCGGTGCCGGCGAACGGTGGTCCTGGGCGCCTTGGTCTGCGGTTCGCTTCCGCGTACTATCGCGCCGCCGTCGCCATGCCACCGCGCGCCGGCCGGTTTTTGCTTGCCAGCAAGGCTTTCACGCTCTCGATGAGTGCCGCGATGGCGGTGACCCGCGACCGTGAGCTGCGCAAGGACATACACCGTCGGCACCTGCTGCATTTCAGCGACTTCCACGACCGTGCCGTGCTGCTGCAGGCTTTCACCGCGATCGCCTCCTGCGGTGTCTGCGACTATGCGGCGGACATACATGCGCGTACGCTGCTGATCGCCGGCGACCGCGACCGGATGGCGCCGCTGGCCGGCGCACGCTGGCTGCTGCCGCGGCTGGCCGACGGCCGGCTGCGTACGATCGACGGTGTCGGACACCTTGTGCATTACGAAAAACCGGCGGCCGCCGCCGCGCTGATCCGTGACTTCCTGGCCACGTCATGA
- a CDS encoding glycoside hydrolase family 3 N-terminal domain-containing protein yields the protein MRWQSRRWAVTSALVLVAVTATTFADTPVSQARAAKIQLTPQQEAGQRVVYSYPGLTVPQSLLTAIQNGQAAGVIFFKENISSPTQISGVIQQLARAQQQSPVQAPLLLMTDQEGGQVRRLPGAPELSEKEIGASSNGPTLATQAGTGAGDNLRGVGMNLNLAPVLDVYRTAGDFMDQYGRSYSMNATTCGNLGRNFISAQQAVKVAATAKHFPGIGSATTNQNTDARPVTLNVPLSTLRSVDEAPYGQAIGAGVKLVMTSWAVYPSLDANRPAGLSSTIVQQELRGRLGFSGVTITDAIEAGALQAYGTTGQRSVLAAQAGMDLILASARDVSQGQAATTALANALQSGQLDQAAFTASLNRINALRSSLG from the coding sequence ATGAGATGGCAGTCACGCAGGTGGGCCGTCACGTCGGCCCTGGTGCTGGTCGCGGTCACCGCGACGACGTTCGCCGACACGCCGGTTTCGCAGGCTCGCGCGGCGAAGATCCAACTCACGCCTCAGCAGGAGGCCGGCCAGCGAGTGGTCTACTCGTATCCGGGGCTGACCGTGCCGCAGAGCCTGCTGACCGCGATCCAGAACGGCCAGGCGGCCGGTGTGATCTTCTTCAAGGAGAACATCTCCAGCCCGACGCAGATCTCCGGCGTCATCCAGCAGCTGGCGCGCGCCCAGCAACAGAGTCCGGTGCAGGCGCCGCTGCTGCTGATGACCGACCAGGAAGGCGGCCAGGTGCGCCGGTTGCCGGGCGCGCCGGAGTTGTCCGAGAAGGAGATCGGCGCGTCGTCCAACGGCCCGACGCTCGCGACGCAGGCCGGCACCGGAGCCGGCGACAACCTGCGCGGCGTCGGCATGAACCTCAATCTCGCGCCGGTGCTCGACGTCTATCGCACCGCCGGTGACTTCATGGACCAGTACGGCCGTTCGTACAGCATGAACGCCACCACCTGCGGCAACCTCGGCCGCAACTTCATCAGCGCGCAGCAGGCCGTCAAGGTGGCCGCCACCGCCAAGCACTTCCCCGGCATCGGGTCGGCCACCACCAACCAGAACACCGACGCGCGGCCGGTCACGCTGAACGTGCCGCTGTCGACGCTGCGCAGCGTGGACGAGGCACCGTACGGCCAGGCCATCGGCGCCGGCGTGAAGCTGGTGATGACCTCGTGGGCCGTCTATCCGTCGCTGGACGCCAACCGGCCGGCGGGTCTCTCGTCCACGATCGTGCAGCAGGAGCTGCGCGGCCGGCTCGGCTTCTCCGGCGTGACGATCACCGACGCGATCGAGGCCGGTGCGCTGCAGGCGTACGGGACGACCGGACAGCGCAGTGTCCTGGCCGCGCAGGCCGGCATGGACCTGATCCTCGCCTCGGCTCGCGACGTGAGCCAGGGCCAGGCGGCGACCACCGCGCTGGCCAACGCGCTGCAGTCCGGCCAGCTCGACCAGGCCGCCTTCACCGCTTCGCTCAACCGCATCAACGCGCTGCGCAGCAGCCTCGGGTAG
- a CDS encoding glycosyltransferase translates to MTAITAFAILLAALGACCYAAGAWLQHGAVSGVAAAESKFGLGSLVTMLRQPRWLLGLLVIVGGIVSHLLALGYAPLTIVQPVGALALPLTVFIYARSAGNRLGRRATAGALATTVGLAVFVFTAANGSTYTEVSAAAEVLATQLVAGGLVVLGLVGLLAKGTVRCVALACGAGVGYGYVSLLMRGIMQGFGAEGITGIPVLSVVCLLLALVIGVAMLQLAYASGPPDIVIACLTLVDPLVAVGLGIGLLGEGAHNDQWIITGEIVGALIASIGVAILARFHPERLRRAADRVEAKPKNSLTEAALLGLGERKLRIVIAADTFPPDINGAARFGSRLARGLVERGHEVHIICPSRTIHDETTTYEGATLHRIGSYRTPWFHPTFRLTPVWRIARATRKLLDEVEPDVIHVQSHFLFGDALLWQGSRRGIPVVATNHFMPENLYGSLHLPHVVRAAVGRHLWRSVVRRYKRAQIVTAPTGRAVELLHDNGFPEIAIPVSCGIEVELYARHTEEFLAAHTEKRPPMALFVGRLDEEKHIDELVRAIAKVQLPEPPHLTIVGGGVCRGPLEALAAELGIADRVHFTGLVTDEEVRDAYAAADVFCMPSIAELQSIATMEAMSSGKPVIAADAMALPHLVRPDENGWLFRPGDVDQLAAMIQRLLSDAELRARFAAASRRIIAPHDINAVLRTFEDIYRAVIDGSPADLVQQLVAGSGTQTRAIAPPPNRIRFREQLARLSGRSR, encoded by the coding sequence ATGACCGCGATCACTGCCTTCGCCATCCTCCTCGCCGCGCTCGGGGCCTGCTGCTACGCCGCCGGCGCCTGGCTGCAGCACGGTGCGGTCTCGGGTGTCGCCGCCGCCGAGAGCAAGTTCGGCCTCGGCTCGCTGGTGACCATGCTGCGCCAGCCGCGCTGGCTGCTCGGCCTGCTGGTCATCGTCGGCGGCATCGTCTCGCACCTGCTCGCGCTCGGCTACGCCCCGCTGACCATCGTGCAGCCGGTCGGCGCGCTCGCGCTGCCGCTCACCGTCTTCATCTACGCGCGATCGGCCGGCAACCGGCTCGGCCGCCGCGCGACCGCCGGCGCGCTGGCCACCACGGTCGGCCTCGCGGTCTTCGTCTTCACCGCCGCCAACGGCTCGACGTACACCGAGGTCAGCGCGGCCGCCGAGGTGCTGGCCACCCAGCTGGTGGCCGGTGGCCTGGTGGTGCTCGGCCTGGTCGGCCTGCTGGCCAAGGGGACCGTACGGTGCGTCGCGCTGGCCTGCGGCGCCGGCGTCGGCTACGGCTACGTGTCGCTGCTGATGCGCGGCATCATGCAGGGCTTCGGCGCGGAAGGCATCACCGGCATCCCGGTGCTGTCCGTGGTCTGCCTGCTGTTGGCGCTGGTCATCGGGGTCGCGATGCTGCAGCTCGCGTACGCCAGCGGACCGCCGGACATCGTCATCGCCTGCCTCACGCTGGTCGACCCGCTGGTCGCCGTCGGCCTCGGCATCGGCCTGCTCGGCGAGGGGGCCCACAACGACCAGTGGATCATCACCGGCGAGATCGTGGGCGCGCTGATCGCCAGCATCGGCGTGGCCATCCTGGCGCGCTTCCATCCGGAACGGCTGCGCAGAGCCGCCGACCGGGTCGAGGCAAAACCTAAGAACTCGCTCACCGAAGCCGCGCTCCTTGGCCTCGGTGAGCGCAAGCTGCGTATCGTCATCGCCGCCGACACGTTCCCACCGGACATCAACGGTGCCGCGCGCTTCGGCTCACGGCTGGCCCGCGGCCTGGTCGAGCGCGGACACGAGGTGCACATCATCTGTCCGTCGCGGACCATCCACGACGAGACGACCACGTACGAAGGCGCCACGCTGCACCGCATCGGGTCATACCGGACGCCGTGGTTCCATCCCACCTTCCGGCTCACGCCGGTGTGGCGGATCGCGCGCGCGACGCGAAAGCTGCTCGACGAGGTCGAGCCGGACGTGATCCACGTGCAGTCGCATTTCCTGTTCGGCGACGCGCTGCTGTGGCAGGGTTCGCGGCGCGGCATTCCGGTGGTCGCGACCAACCACTTCATGCCGGAAAACCTCTACGGCTCACTGCACCTGCCGCATGTCGTACGCGCCGCGGTCGGCCGGCACCTGTGGCGTTCGGTGGTGCGCCGTTACAAGCGGGCCCAGATCGTCACCGCGCCGACCGGTCGTGCGGTGGAGTTGTTGCACGACAACGGTTTTCCGGAGATCGCCATTCCGGTGTCCTGCGGCATCGAGGTCGAGCTCTACGCGCGGCACACCGAGGAGTTTCTGGCCGCGCACACCGAAAAACGGCCGCCGATGGCGCTTTTCGTCGGCCGGCTCGACGAGGAGAAGCACATTGACGAGCTGGTGCGCGCGATCGCGAAGGTCCAGCTGCCGGAGCCGCCGCACCTGACGATCGTCGGCGGCGGTGTCTGCCGCGGACCGCTGGAGGCGCTGGCCGCCGAGCTGGGGATCGCCGACCGCGTCCATTTCACCGGCCTGGTCACCGACGAGGAAGTGCGCGACGCGTACGCGGCCGCCGACGTGTTCTGCATGCCGAGCATCGCCGAGCTGCAAAGCATCGCCACGATGGAGGCGATGTCGTCCGGCAAGCCGGTCATCGCCGCCGACGCGATGGCGTTGCCGCATCTGGTACGACCAGACGAAAACGGCTGGCTTTTCCGGCCCGGTGACGTGGACCAGTTGGCGGCGATGATCCAGCGGCTGCTGTCCGACGCGGAGTTGCGCGCGCGGTTCGCCGCGGCCAGCCGGCGGATCATCGCGCCGCACGACATCAACGCCGTTCTGCGTACGTTCGAAGACATCTATCGTGCGGTCATCGACGGTTCGCCGGCCGACCTGGTCCAGCAGCTGGTCGCCGGCTCCGGCACGCAGACGCGCGCCATCGCGCCGCCGCCCAACCGGATCCGCTTCCGCGAGCAGCTGGCTCGGCTGTCCGGACGGTCCCGGTGA